A window of Flavobacterium branchiarum genomic DNA:
TTATTTCTGTTTTTTATAATTACAACAACAATTGCCTTAGCATATGATAAGAAGAAAAGAGCAGTATAACGAAGCTATTGCATTAACAGTTACTGAAGAGGTTAGAATACGCTTTAACGAAACCGATGCCCTCGGAATTGTTTGGCATGGCTATTATATAACCTATTTTGAAGATGGTCGTGAAGCTTTCGGACGCAAACATGGGATTACCTACCTTGATGTCGCTGCTAGTGGATACACCACTCCAATCGTAAAATCAACTTGTGAGCATAAATTGTCTTTGCGCTATGGCGATGTCATTCGTGTAGAAACAAGTATTGTAGATACGCCCGCAGCAAAAATAATTTATAGATTTAAAATTTATAATACCAGTAATGAAATTGTCTGTACAGGCGAAACGGTACAGGTATTTTTAAATAAAGAAGGAAATTTAATGCTTACTAATCCTCCATTTTACGAAGAATGGAAACGAAAAGTTGGTCTTTTAAAATAATGAGAAGAGCCGTTTATATAAACCAAACCAATTGTATCACTCCCTTAGGATTTGATGTTCCGTCGAACATTGAGGCTATTGTTTGTGGTGAATCTGGCATTCAGTTGCATGAAGATGTATCTTTAATGCCTAATCCTTTTTATGCTTCGATTATAAATGAAGAAAAATTAAATGCTGCTTTCGCAAAGATTAGTTCTGAAACTAACTATTCGAGATTAGAAAAAATGATGATTTTGGCTTTAGAACCAATCATCAAAAATTCTGAAGTAGATTTAAATTCAAAAACTGCCTTTATACTTTCGACAACAAAAGGAAATGTAACTGCTTTAAAAAATGATTCTCCCGAGAGTTTTCATAATGCTCATTTAAATGTCTTGGCACAAAATGTAGCAGCCTTTTTCGATTTTAAAACGCAACCTATCGTAGTTTCTAATGCTTGTGTATCAGGAATTTTGGCCGTTTCGGTTGCCAAAAGAATAATACAAAGTGAACTATATGACAACGTTTTTATCGTTGCTGGTGATGAAGTTTCAGAATTTGTTTTGTCTGGTTTTAATGCATTTCAAGCAATGAGTAGTTTGCCTTGCAAGCCTTATTCCGCAAACAGAACTGGTGTAAGTCTGGGTGAAGCTACTGCAGCTGTTTTAGTTTCAGCAGAATTAAAAAATGCAAAAATAAAAATAGTCGGAGATAGTTCTATAAACGATGCGAATCATATATCGGGTCCTTCAAGAACAGGCGAAGGTTTATTCAGAAGTATACAAAACGCCTTGAACGAAGCACAAATAAAACCGGAGCATATTGATTATATTTCGGCACACGGAACTGCAACTCCTTTTAATGACGAGATGGAAGCTATTGCTTTCAACCGATTAGAGATGGGAACGGTTCCTGTAAATAGTTTGAAAGGTTTTTACGGGCATACATTGGGTGCTTCAGGATTATTAGAAACAGTAATTTCAATTGAATCTGTCCTTCGTGATACACTTTTTATTTCCTTAGGTTTTGATGAAATGGGAGTAACCCAACCAATTAATGTCATTGAAAAAAATGAAAAGAAAAACATTGATACTTTTCTAAAAACAGCCTCTGGTTTCGGAGGTTGCAATACAGCAGTGATTTTTGAAAAAGTAAAATAATGACTCCAAACAAAACATACATACAATCCTATTGCTCAATTGAAAACAACGAAATTGTTTTGAACGGAACTACTATTTTCAAAATAGAGCCAACCAATTTTGCAGACTTTTCGAAACAAGCGTACCGCAATTTTGAAATAAGTTATCCTAAATTTTTCAAAATGGATTCTTTAAGTAAACTAGCCTTTTTAGGAGCCGAATTACTTTTGAGATCAAACCCAAGCGATAGCGAACTAGCAGATGAAATAGAAAACAATACAGCCTTGGTTTTAGCTAATAAATCCTCAAGTCTTGATACTGATGTAAAATATCAGGAATCTATATCCGATAAGGAGGATTATTACCCAAGTCCAGCCGTTTTTGTTTATACTTTGCCAAATATTTGCTTAGGAGAAATTAGTATCCGTCATCAACTAAAAAGTGAAAATTCTTTTTTTATATTTGACGCCTTCAATCCTGAATTTATAAGTAACTACGCCAATATACTTTTGCAGACTAATAAAGCAGAAACTGTACTTTGCGGATGGGTGGAGTTTTTCAATGAAGAATATAAAGCTTTTCTTTGTCTGGTTGGTAAAGAAGAGAATCAAAAATACCAAAACGAAACGATAGAAACATTATATAACAAATAACCATGGACGCATTAAAATTAGAATTAAAAAATAAAATTATTACTGTATTAAATCTTGAAGATATTACTCTTGAAGACATTAACGATAATGACCCTCTGTTTGGAGATGGTTTAGGTTTGGACTCTATCGATGCTTTAGAATTAATCGTTATTCTAGACAAAGATTACGGAATTAAATTAGTTGACCCGAAAGAAGGTAAAGTAATTTTCCAATCAATCGAATCAATGGCTGCTTATATCCAGGCAAACAGAACTAAATAAACTTCTTAGACTTAGTTAGACTGCTTAGATAAGAGTATGGACTAAAATTTAATAATCTAGGCAGTCTAATCAAGTTAAATAATCTAAAAATAAAAGTAGTCTAAAAAATGGCAAAAGGAGTAGCTATAACTGGTATGGGAATAATATCTTCAATCGGAAATTCGGTCGAAGAAAATTATTTTTCATTAATAAATAACAAGGTTGCAATTACGACTATCGAGAATATTTCGACAATTCATGCCGATCTTATTAAAGTTGGTGAAATAAAGAAAACCAATGCTGAGTTAATCGCTCAATTACAACTCGACGAAGAAAATAACTTTTCAAGAACTGCTTTACTTGGTGCAATAGCGGCCAAAGAAGCTGTTGCAAATGCGAAAATTACATCAATTAACGAATATAAAACAGGATTAATTTCGGCAACTAGTGTTGGTGGAATGGATATGACTGAGAGATATTATTATGATTATTTAGAAAATCCCGAAGTAAGAAAATATATTATTAGTCATAGTTGTGGAGATGTAGCTCAAAAAATTGCTGACGAAATTGGATTAAAAGGCATGGTAACTACAATAAGTACAGCTTGTTCTTCGGCAGCAAATGCAATTATGCTTGGCGCAAGATTAATCAAATCTGGAAAACTAGACCGAGTTATTGTTGGTGGAACCGATGCTTTGGCAAAATTTACGATCAATGGTTTTAAAACTTTAATGATCTTATCTGATGGTTATAATAAACCTTTTGATGACGAACGTAAAGGATTAAATCTGGGTGAAGCTGCTGCATTCTTAGTTTTGGAATCTGATGAAATTATAAAAAAAGAAAACAAAAATGTACTTGCTCGCGTTTCAGGTTACGGTAACGCTAATGATGCTTTTCATCAAACTGCTTCCTCCGAAAATGGTGACGGTGCTTACCTTGCTATGAAAAAAGCATTTGATGTTGCTGCTTTAGATCCAAGTAAAATCGATTATATCAATGTTCATGGAACAGCAACTCCTAATAATGATTTATCCGAAGGAAGAGCAATTCTTAGAGTTTATAAAGAAAACCCTGTTCCAGATTTTAGTTCTACTAAACCTTTTACAGGTCATACTCTTGCTGCCGCTGCTGCTATTGAAGCGGTTTATAGTGTCCTTGCAATTCAGAACAATGTTGTTTTTCCAAGTTTAAATTTTGAGACTCCAATGCAGGAGTTTAGTATAACACCACAAACAACTTTAAAACATAAAAATATCGAACACGTATTATCAAATTCTTTTGGTTTTGGTGGTAACTGTTCTACACTTATATTTTCTAAAAACGAATGAGAAAAACATATATAAATGGTACAGGTTGTCTTTCAGCTCAAAAAACATTTGATACTGTTTTTTTGGAAGAAGCTGAATGGAATAATAATGACAATGTCTTATTTTTAAAGAAACCTAATTACAAAGATTTTATTTCTCCTATTGCAAGCCGAAGAATGGCTAATGGGATCAAAAACGGAATTGTAGCTTCGGCATATGCCCTAAAAGAAGCAAACATTGACAATATTGATGCTATTATTACAGGAACAGGAATGGGTTGCATTGAAGATTCTGAGAAATTCTTAAAAGCAATCATCGATAATAACGAGGAGTTCTTAACCCCTACCGCTTTTATTCAATCAACACACAATACAGTTGGAGCACAGATTGCGCTTACATTACAATGCAAAGGATATAATTTTACTTATGTAAATGGCGCTATTTCTTTTGAGTCGGCACTTTTAGATGCCAAAATGCAAATTGATGAAGACGAAGCCAATTCAGTATTAGTGGGTGGCGTTGATGAAAATGGTGATTATACTATATCTCTTTTTAAATTAGCAGGATATATAAAAGAAAATAGAAATGAACCTTATCACCTTTTAGAAGAAACCACAAAAGGATATATCTATGGCGAAGGAGCTTGTTTTTTTGTTCTAGAAAATGAAAAAAAAGACTCAACTTATGCTCAACTTATAGACGTAGAAATTAAAAACATCCTAAAAGAAGATGAAGTTGAAGCTGAGATTAAGAAATTTTTAAAATTAAATAAATTAGAAATTTCAGATATAGACGCTGTTGTTTTGGGTTATAATGGTG
This region includes:
- a CDS encoding beta-ketoacyl synthase N-terminal-like domain-containing protein, whose translation is MRKTYINGTGCLSAQKTFDTVFLEEAEWNNNDNVLFLKKPNYKDFISPIASRRMANGIKNGIVASAYALKEANIDNIDAIITGTGMGCIEDSEKFLKAIIDNNEEFLTPTAFIQSTHNTVGAQIALTLQCKGYNFTYVNGAISFESALLDAKMQIDEDEANSVLVGGVDENGDYTISLFKLAGYIKENRNEPYHLLEETTKGYIYGEGACFFVLENEKKDSTYAQLIDVEIKNILKEDEVEAEIKKFLKLNKLEISDIDAVVLGYNGDIQFDSYYKNLADNAFANTPQVYYKHLSGEYNTVSAFGLWVGSKIIKTQTIPELIKANSLQRPAYNTILLYNQFNGKDHSFTLISNDNA
- a CDS encoding beta-ketoacyl-[acyl-carrier-protein] synthase family protein; protein product: MAKGVAITGMGIISSIGNSVEENYFSLINNKVAITTIENISTIHADLIKVGEIKKTNAELIAQLQLDEENNFSRTALLGAIAAKEAVANAKITSINEYKTGLISATSVGGMDMTERYYYDYLENPEVRKYIISHSCGDVAQKIADEIGLKGMVTTISTACSSAANAIMLGARLIKSGKLDRVIVGGTDALAKFTINGFKTLMILSDGYNKPFDDERKGLNLGEAAAFLVLESDEIIKKENKNVLARVSGYGNANDAFHQTASSENGDGAYLAMKKAFDVAALDPSKIDYINVHGTATPNNDLSEGRAILRVYKENPVPDFSSTKPFTGHTLAAAAAIEAVYSVLAIQNNVVFPSLNFETPMQEFSITPQTTLKHKNIEHVLSNSFGFGGNCSTLIFSKNE
- a CDS encoding beta-ketoacyl-[acyl-carrier-protein] synthase family protein; the encoded protein is MRRAVYINQTNCITPLGFDVPSNIEAIVCGESGIQLHEDVSLMPNPFYASIINEEKLNAAFAKISSETNYSRLEKMMILALEPIIKNSEVDLNSKTAFILSTTKGNVTALKNDSPESFHNAHLNVLAQNVAAFFDFKTQPIVVSNACVSGILAVSVAKRIIQSELYDNVFIVAGDEVSEFVLSGFNAFQAMSSLPCKPYSANRTGVSLGEATAAVLVSAELKNAKIKIVGDSSINDANHISGPSRTGEGLFRSIQNALNEAQIKPEHIDYISAHGTATPFNDEMEAIAFNRLEMGTVPVNSLKGFYGHTLGASGLLETVISIESVLRDTLFISLGFDEMGVTQPINVIEKNEKKNIDTFLKTASGFGGCNTAVIFEKVK
- a CDS encoding 3-oxoacyl-ACP synthase, translated to MTPNKTYIQSYCSIENNEIVLNGTTIFKIEPTNFADFSKQAYRNFEISYPKFFKMDSLSKLAFLGAELLLRSNPSDSELADEIENNTALVLANKSSSLDTDVKYQESISDKEDYYPSPAVFVYTLPNICLGEISIRHQLKSENSFFIFDAFNPEFISNYANILLQTNKAETVLCGWVEFFNEEYKAFLCLVGKEENQKYQNETIETLYNK
- a CDS encoding phosphopantetheine-binding protein, with the protein product MDALKLELKNKIITVLNLEDITLEDINDNDPLFGDGLGLDSIDALELIVILDKDYGIKLVDPKEGKVIFQSIESMAAYIQANRTK
- a CDS encoding acyl-CoA thioesterase; amino-acid sequence: MIRRKEQYNEAIALTVTEEVRIRFNETDALGIVWHGYYITYFEDGREAFGRKHGITYLDVAASGYTTPIVKSTCEHKLSLRYGDVIRVETSIVDTPAAKIIYRFKIYNTSNEIVCTGETVQVFLNKEGNLMLTNPPFYEEWKRKVGLLK